A genomic segment from Peribacillus sp. ACCC06369 encodes:
- a CDS encoding MetQ/NlpA family ABC transporter substrate-binding protein, with product MKKIKWLSVTVLTVVLLILGACGSNEQTSSESKGDKNEEVTLKISAASIPHAEILEFIAPDLEKQGVKLDVVISTDGIQTNQQTADKELDANFFQHTPYLEQVNKDSGLNLVNVKGVHIEPFGVYSKKIKSIGELSDGAKVAVPKDPVNFSRSLQLFAANNIIELEASKSGDYTIEDITKNAKKIEFIPVDSPLLVHSLDDVEASAINTNYALEGGLKPLDDALIIEGKDSPYVNILVARPDNKDDKAIQKLANALTTEKVKEFILDQYEGAVVPAF from the coding sequence TTGAAGAAAATTAAATGGCTGTCCGTAACGGTTTTAACAGTAGTATTGCTGATATTGGGTGCTTGTGGAAGTAATGAGCAAACATCATCGGAGAGTAAAGGAGACAAGAATGAGGAAGTGACTTTGAAAATTAGTGCAGCCTCAATACCACATGCAGAAATTTTAGAGTTTATTGCACCGGATTTAGAAAAACAAGGCGTGAAACTGGATGTAGTTATTTCTACGGATGGTATTCAAACGAATCAACAAACAGCAGACAAAGAATTGGATGCAAACTTCTTTCAACATACCCCTTACTTAGAGCAAGTAAATAAAGATAGTGGTCTGAATTTGGTTAATGTGAAGGGTGTACATATTGAACCATTTGGTGTCTATTCCAAAAAAATTAAGTCTATAGGTGAATTGTCAGACGGAGCGAAAGTAGCCGTACCGAAAGATCCAGTAAACTTTTCGCGATCGTTACAGCTTTTTGCGGCAAATAATATCATTGAGTTGGAAGCTTCCAAGTCAGGTGATTATACGATTGAGGACATTACAAAAAATGCTAAAAAAATAGAATTCATTCCAGTCGATTCCCCTCTTTTAGTTCACTCGCTAGATGATGTGGAAGCATCGGCCATTAACACAAACTATGCTCTGGAAGGAGGGTTAAAACCTCTCGATGATGCACTGATAATTGAAGGGAAGGATTCACCATATGTTAACATTTTAGTTGCTCGTCCAGACAATAAGGACGATAAAGCGATCCAAAAGCTTGCGAATGCATTAACGACGGAAAAGGTCAAAGAATTTATTTTAGATCAATATGAAGGAGCCGTCGTGCCCGCGTTTTAA
- a CDS encoding methionine ABC transporter ATP-binding protein yields MIEFRRVSKVFDDGEKKIEALKEINITVEKGDIFGVIGFSGAGKSTLIRTVNLLEYPTSGEVIVEGKNLAKMSEKDLREAKKNIGMIFQHFNLLNSKTVFDNVAMPLLLSKKKKKEIEERVNEILRFVGLEDKAMNYPNQLSGGQKQRVGIARALATNPSILLCDEATSALDPQTTKSILNLLKRINEEYKITILIITHEMEVIKEICNRVAVMEDGSVIESGNVIDIFARPRTETTRNFIRSVVRDEVPSSVYGLLNEDAYFSRIFKIDFLGLSSGQPIVSKTAKRFNVEINVLFGNITELQGIPFGNLIVEIIGNEDEIDRALQFIKSQNVKVKEVTNDGSKPRAHFKRLVGNAVHG; encoded by the coding sequence TTGATAGAATTTCGTCGGGTTTCAAAAGTTTTTGATGACGGGGAGAAGAAAATTGAAGCGTTAAAGGAGATTAATATAACCGTTGAAAAAGGGGATATATTCGGGGTTATCGGTTTTAGTGGAGCCGGAAAAAGTACACTCATCCGAACTGTGAATCTACTGGAATATCCTACTTCAGGTGAAGTGATTGTAGAAGGAAAAAATCTTGCCAAGATGTCTGAAAAAGATTTGCGTGAAGCTAAGAAAAATATTGGCATGATTTTTCAGCATTTTAATTTACTTAATTCCAAAACAGTCTTTGATAATGTGGCGATGCCATTATTGTTAAGTAAAAAAAAGAAAAAAGAGATTGAAGAACGAGTTAATGAGATTCTCCGCTTTGTTGGTCTAGAAGACAAAGCAATGAACTATCCAAATCAGCTTTCAGGTGGACAAAAGCAGCGTGTCGGGATTGCCCGTGCTTTGGCCACAAACCCTTCGATTTTATTATGTGATGAAGCAACATCGGCATTGGATCCACAAACAACAAAATCAATCCTGAATCTGTTGAAACGGATAAATGAAGAATATAAAATTACCATTCTAATTATCACGCACGAAATGGAAGTGATTAAAGAAATTTGTAATCGGGTTGCAGTGATGGAGGATGGGAGCGTGATTGAATCAGGAAATGTGATCGATATTTTTGCCCGTCCGCGAACAGAAACAACTCGTAACTTCATTCGATCGGTTGTTCGCGATGAAGTGCCATCAAGTGTTTATGGATTGCTCAATGAGGATGCCTATTTCAGCCGGATTTTTAAAATTGATTTTTTGGGATTGAGCTCTGGGCAGCCTATCGTTTCAAAAACAGCGAAGAGGTTTAATGTGGAAATAAACGTTCTGTTCGGCAATATTACTGAGTTACAAGGCATCCCATTTGGTAATTTAATTGTTGAAATAATAGGAAATGAAGATGAAATTGATCGGGCATTACAGTTTATAAAGAGTCAAAATGTCAAAGTGAAGGAGGTGACGAACGATGGAAGTAAGCCAAGAGCTCATTTTAAACGCCTTGTGGGAAACGCTGTACATGGTTAG
- a CDS encoding methionine ABC transporter permease, producing the protein MEVSQELILNALWETLYMVSISLFFGSIIGIFLGILLVVTRKGHIYENRFIFSIVNPIVNIFRSIPFIILLVAIIPFTRLIVGTSIGTTAAIVPLVLHIGPYISRLVENSLLEVDEGIIEAAKAMGATPLQIIFKFLMPEAFASLILSITTATIGLVGATAMAGAIGGGGLGDVAITYGYQRFSTITIFVTVVILVIVVQGVQSLGNVFERKIRRV; encoded by the coding sequence ATGGAAGTAAGCCAAGAGCTCATTTTAAACGCCTTGTGGGAAACGCTGTACATGGTTAGTATTTCACTTTTTTTTGGAAGCATCATTGGAATATTCTTAGGCATTTTATTGGTTGTAACAAGAAAAGGTCATATTTATGAAAATAGATTTATTTTTTCTATAGTGAATCCGATTGTAAACATTTTCCGGTCGATTCCGTTTATTATCTTGCTTGTGGCGATTATTCCATTTACAAGACTAATTGTTGGTACGTCGATTGGTACGACAGCAGCAATTGTGCCACTAGTGCTTCATATTGGCCCATATATCTCAAGACTTGTGGAGAATTCATTATTGGAAGTGGATGAAGGCATTATTGAAGCCGCGAAAGCCATGGGAGCAACGCCGTTACAAATTATTTTCAAGTTTTTAATGCCTGAAGCTTTTGCGTCATTAATTCTAAGTATAACAACTGCAACAATTGGTTTAGTGGGCGCTACAGCAATGGCAGGAGCTATAGGTGGCGGTGGACTTGGAGATGTAGCGATAACATATGGTTATCAACGCTTTAGCACTATTACGATATTCGTCACCGTTGTAATTCTAGTAATTGTTGTTCAGGGAGTACAAAGTTTAGGAAATGTTTTCGAACGGAAAATTAGAAGAGTGTAG
- a CDS encoding MetQ/NlpA family ABC transporter substrate-binding protein, with product MKKCILPILLILGVLLAGCSSDSTNAGGKQTKVKVGIRNSELRTWEFLKEQAEKEGVEIEIVNFSSAYDPNEALAEGDIDINAFQHVAYLDSFNANNNTDIVPIGTTIIAPLGLYSSKYKSVEEIPNGAQIAVPNDQANWGRALLLLQEAKLLKVVEDFDGNGGQDKIKENPKKIKIVPVDGASAPRVMEDTAGSVINNGVAVEAGLNLKDALIYESSTAKPYINIIAARSEDQDNEIYRKLVDLYQSEKTAKFIEETYNGNYIPTFISLKELSSYKEIYSNK from the coding sequence ATGAAGAAATGTATTTTACCTATACTGCTTATCTTGGGGGTGTTATTGGCAGGTTGCTCAAGTGATTCAACGAATGCAGGAGGGAAACAAACGAAAGTGAAGGTAGGGATTAGAAATTCTGAACTTCGAACATGGGAATTTTTAAAGGAACAGGCTGAAAAAGAAGGGGTGGAAATTGAAATTGTTAATTTCTCATCGGCTTATGATCCGAACGAAGCGCTGGCAGAAGGGGATATTGATATCAACGCCTTTCAACATGTTGCCTATTTAGATTCATTTAATGCGAATAATAATACAGACATCGTTCCAATTGGGACTACAATTATTGCTCCTCTCGGTTTGTATTCAAGCAAATATAAATCGGTGGAAGAGATCCCAAATGGTGCACAAATTGCTGTACCCAATGACCAAGCTAACTGGGGAAGAGCTTTATTGTTATTACAAGAAGCAAAACTCTTAAAGGTTGTTGAAGACTTTGACGGGAATGGTGGACAGGACAAAATAAAGGAAAATCCGAAGAAAATCAAAATTGTGCCTGTCGATGGTGCCAGTGCCCCACGTGTGATGGAAGATACAGCTGGTTCGGTGATTAATAATGGAGTTGCGGTAGAAGCGGGACTAAATTTAAAAGATGCTCTTATTTATGAAAGTAGTACTGCAAAGCCTTATATTAATATCATAGCGGCTAGGAGTGAAGATCAAGACAATGAAATTTACCGAAAATTAGTTGATCTCTATCAATCAGAGAAAACGGCTAAATTTATAGAAGAAACTTACAATGGAAACTATATTCCAACATTCATTTCCTTGAAAGAATTGAGCAGTTATAAAGAGATATATTCTAATAAATAA
- a CDS encoding LLM class flavin-dependent oxidoreductase — MAQDRKMKLAAYLIGTGMHVASWRHPASNPNASIDVKALQRLSKIAEKGKFDLAFVADSLAINHESHPQILNRFDPIVLITALAAATEKIGIGATASTTYSEPYVLARQFASVDHISGGRVGWNVVTTADATGETALNFSRDKHWAHDHRYERAEEFLDVVQGLWDSWEDDAFVHNKETGQFFNPDKVHELRYKGNYFSVKGPLNIARSAQGQPVIIQAGASIPGQRLAARTAEVVFTHWDNIEESKRYYQELKSSLMDFGRSVEELHILHGISPIIGETEEIAIQKYNKLQSLVDPYESLKFVSGYMGNVDFSKYSLDTPAKDVEFPSVNSIQSNFNEMKKIIGEEDIKVGELYARFFSPARRDRFVGTPSQVADEMEVWFTEKAADGFMIQFPLLPGDLEDFVEKVVPILQERGLFRLDYEGDTLRDHLGLKNPKNRFVYEENR, encoded by the coding sequence ATGGCTCAAGACAGAAAGATGAAGTTAGCTGCTTATCTGATTGGAACAGGTATGCATGTTGCGTCGTGGCGGCATCCGGCATCAAATCCGAATGCAAGTATTGATGTGAAAGCTTTGCAAAGACTCTCAAAAATTGCGGAAAAAGGGAAATTTGACCTTGCCTTTGTGGCAGATAGTTTGGCCATTAATCATGAATCGCATCCTCAAATACTTAATCGATTTGATCCGATTGTACTAATTACAGCATTAGCTGCAGCGACAGAAAAAATCGGCATTGGGGCGACAGCTTCTACAACGTACAGTGAACCATATGTACTCGCTCGCCAATTTGCTTCTGTTGATCATATAAGCGGCGGACGGGTGGGATGGAATGTTGTTACTACAGCTGATGCGACCGGAGAGACGGCCTTGAATTTCAGTCGTGATAAACATTGGGCACACGATCATCGTTATGAACGAGCGGAGGAGTTCCTCGACGTTGTCCAAGGGTTATGGGATTCGTGGGAAGATGATGCGTTTGTGCATAACAAAGAAACTGGACAATTTTTTAATCCTGATAAAGTGCATGAGCTTCGGTATAAAGGCAACTATTTTTCGGTAAAAGGTCCGTTGAATATTGCACGTTCGGCGCAGGGGCAGCCGGTTATCATTCAAGCGGGTGCGTCAATACCAGGGCAGCGATTAGCCGCTCGAACAGCAGAAGTCGTTTTCACACATTGGGATAACATTGAAGAATCCAAACGATATTATCAAGAATTAAAATCGTCTTTAATGGATTTTGGAAGAAGTGTGGAAGAGCTCCACATCCTTCACGGCATTTCCCCTATTATCGGAGAAACCGAGGAAATAGCCATTCAAAAATACAATAAACTCCAAAGTCTCGTCGACCCTTATGAGAGTTTGAAATTCGTTTCTGGTTATATGGGCAACGTAGATTTTTCAAAATATTCTTTAGATACACCAGCGAAGGATGTTGAATTTCCATCAGTAAATAGCATACAAAGTAACTTTAATGAAATGAAGAAAATTATTGGTGAAGAAGACATAAAAGTGGGTGAATTATATGCGAGATTTTTCAGTCCTGCCAGACGAGATAGATTTGTCGGTACACCAAGTCAAGTAGCTGATGAAATGGAGGTATGGTTTACTGAAAAAGCTGCAGATGGCTTTATGATTCAATTTCCACTGTTACCAGGCGACTTAGAGGATTTCGTCGAGAAGGTTGTTCCAATTTTACAGGAGAGGGGTTTGTTCCGTTTGGACTATGAAGGAGACACTCTCCGTGATCACCTTGGATTAAAGAATCCAAAAAATCGGTTTGTTTATGAAGAAAATAGGTAA
- a CDS encoding glucose-1-dehydrogenase, translating to MYEDLEKKVVVITGAAKGLGKAMAERFGKEKAHVVLNYHTENGDHKEIIKTIEAAGGKAAAIQGDVSKEADVKKLLSFAVDTFGTIDIMINNAGIENEVPSEKLTLEDWQKVIDVNLTGMFLASREAISYMLDHGIKGNIINMSSVHDRIPWPHFVHYAASKGGVKMMTETLALEYAPKGIRINNISPGAIDTPINAEKFNDPKAKQEVIDLIPMGYIGKPEQIAACAAWLASAESSYVTGMTLYADGGMTKYPGFQAGKG from the coding sequence GAAGATTTAGAGAAAAAAGTAGTCGTGATCACTGGGGCGGCAAAAGGGTTAGGAAAAGCCATGGCCGAAAGGTTCGGTAAAGAAAAAGCACATGTCGTATTGAATTATCACACTGAAAATGGCGACCATAAGGAAATCATCAAGACGATTGAAGCTGCCGGCGGGAAAGCCGCAGCCATTCAAGGAGACGTTTCAAAGGAAGCGGATGTGAAGAAATTGCTTTCATTCGCTGTGGACACCTTTGGTACAATCGACATCATGATCAACAATGCCGGTATTGAAAATGAAGTGCCAAGTGAAAAATTGACACTTGAAGATTGGCAGAAAGTCATCGATGTAAATCTAACGGGTATGTTCCTGGCTAGCAGGGAAGCCATCAGTTATATGCTTGATCATGGTATTAAGGGGAATATCATTAACATGTCTTCCGTTCATGACCGGATTCCTTGGCCTCATTTTGTCCACTATGCAGCAAGTAAGGGCGGAGTGAAGATGATGACAGAAACCCTTGCACTTGAATATGCCCCTAAAGGGATTCGCATTAATAATATTTCTCCTGGCGCAATCGACACACCAATCAATGCCGAAAAGTTCAATGACCCAAAAGCTAAACAAGAAGTCATCGACCTGATACCGATGGGATATATCGGAAAACCGGAACAAATTGCCGCTTGTGCTGCTTGGTTAGCTTCCGCTGAATCAAGCTACGTAACGGGCATGACCTTATATGCTGACGGCGGAATGACCAAATATCCAGGATTCCAAGCAGGAAAAGGCTGA